GCTCACTGACTTGCTTTTCTGTGTCAGCTTCTGCATTCCGAATGTCTCTAATTTGCGGATGGTTTGAAATCAACGAAATCGAAGCAACTGATGATATATCCGTATTTTGGTTGCTTTTTAGCGCGTAGTATAAGGACTGCGCTTCTATTCGTTTACTTGTCGCGTTAGCCAATCTCTCGGTGAGATTGGAGAGCTCTGAACTTGTCAACGCGGAAATCCCACGATTATCGATTAATTCTTGCTGTTTCAAAAAGTCCAGCAAGGCTTGTTCAGAGGCATCTAATTGCTGTTTGAGTGAAGCGAGACGATCATTGATCCAGCCTGTTGCTTGCTCCGTCGCCATTAACTTAGAGTCTAAGTTATTTTCAATGTAAGCGAGACCAATTTCATTTGCTACCAAAGCCGCCAATTTAGGGTCACGGGACTCAAATGATATTTTAACTAACTGAGTTTTACGGATTGGTGTTATGGTCATACTTGCTTTAAAGCGCTTCAAAACGTTCTGATTCACTGTAAGCGCTGTTTCATCCCTATCAATCGTGTCTTGAGTCGATACGCGAGAAAAGTATGTCTCTACTAAGGGCATCATTTTAATTTGACTGACTAAACCCTTAATCAAACTTGAACCTGCCACATCTGTGCTAGAGATAAACTCTGGGTGACTTTCAAGTGCTAATTTTTCTATTACACGTTGCGCTACTTGATTTGATTTAAGTATTTCAAACTGAGTTAAGTAATATTCTTTAGCCGAAGTATCAATTCCTACGACTTCTTCAATCGAAATTGCATTTTTTTGTGAAGATTCGATAAGTAGGGTTGCAGTCGCTTTGTAAGTCGGCTTTATCGACATCGCAACAAAAATCGACGCAATCGTACAAAAAACTGAGAAGAGTAAGACAGATAACCAACGCTTTTTGACTAAATGAAAATAGTAGCCAATATCGATGATTTTTTCCTTTTCAACTTGTCCAGTTTGAAAATTATTAAGCATAATATTATCCGATATAATTTTGTTAAATTGATCGATTAGAAGAAACTTTGATCAACAACGATAATGTCTCCAGGAAGCACGCGCGTAGAAAGACTTACTGACTTCTTTGCGGCTTTATCTGCTTGTGAAATGCTGATTTTATTTCTTGAGGCTCTGTCAGTAAATCCACCAGCTAGCGCGATTGCCTTGTCTACGGTTAGACCTGGGTGATACTGATATCCTCCTGGTTTTTTTACTTCTCCGTTGACATAAATGGAGCGAAACTCAACGATGCTCACTCTCACTTTCGGCGATATAAGATAATCACCTTGTAATCCGGACGTTAATTCATTTTTTAATTGTTCGAGTGTTTTACCCACAACAATGACTTGACCTAAGTAAGGATATTCAAATTTACCACTATTATTTACATATAGTTCATCAATAGAAAGCTCATCCTCACCATACACAGAAATTTGAATTTTATCCCCTGCTCCAATGATATAAGTATCCTCGAAAGCACTGGCATAAAATGAACTTAAAATAATGCTCAAGGCAATTAAAAGCGTATAGACTAATTTATTCATCACTAACATCCGAATTGTTTACTTTAAAAAGCTAAGCTTGCAGATAGATACCACACATTTTGAGAGTATGTATTTGAATTGAGTGTGGAATCATTTTTTTCATACCTCCATCCCATAGAAATATCTGCATCCTCTGTTTCACTATATCCAATGGAAACATCTATATTATTAAGTTTGTCTTTTCTTTCTGACTCAGAATAATCTTCTTTACTCAAAGAAAATCCTACTCGAGTGTAAAAATAGCTGAGCCAAAAATGCTGCCATTGGGATGAGAAATTCATTCGGTCAAGGTATGTCGAATCTTGCGCTGAGTCCTCTGCTTCCATACCTGTCATAATTGATATGGTTGAATGTCCTGCCGGACGCCAATCCAAATCCCCTTTCCAGCTCAAACCACTAAAGTCTTTTCTTGCACTCGATTCATAATCTTTATTTTGCAGACCAAGACGTAATCTTCCTGTCGTTTTTCCAGTGACATCCCACTCCGCACCAAAGTAGTAGAAGCTATTAAAGCTATCTTGCGATTGATTGTTTTCCGGTTCAGCCAAGCTGTAGTTTTTATCAAATAGCTCTAGTTGGGCAATTAACTGCGTACTATGTGATAAACGATAGTAAAACGCCAAACTCCCCCCTAATTGTTCAAAATCTTTATACCGTGTGCTATAGCGGGCTAAATCATCGTTATTAATTTCTCGGTAGTTAATGTGCTCTTTGCGTAAATACTTTAACCCAGATTCAATCTTCCCTTTAGCACCCTTGGAGCCAAAACTGTATCCAAAATCAACATTGTGAATGGTATAACGAACAGGTTCTGTAGCGATTTTTGATAATTCATCTCCAGCTAATAACCCCGTACCACGTTCTTCATGACCTTTGGTTAGCTCATAATTAAGCTGGAAACTATTACGTGGATTTATCTGTATTGTATTATGACTGATAACAAAGTGATCTAAAAAACTGTCATCCATGCTATTGAAATAGCTACCTGACGATAGCCGATAGGCTAATTCATATCGATTGCCATTTCTATTGGATAAAAACACCACACCAGGCTTAAGAATAGACACCGTCGACGATTCTAGCGATTCACTCTCAGACAAACGACCTACATTATCAATATGCTCAATTTTTGTCTCTATAATTGGTATAATATGAATTCCAGAATCAGTAATATATCCAGCAGAATTACTAGAGACACTAGCAAATGATGTCAGTGAACCTGACAACCACAAAATGCATTTGCTCACTCTTTTCATACTGTTCGATTCCTTTCTAAACCATTTATGCTGTGCCAAAATACGTTTTTTTGTCTTAGCAAATCTAATGCTGAAAATTAAACTGTTTTATAAATAGGTTCAAGCAAAGAAGGAATCAAAAGTTTATTATTCATTGTTAATCTCAGGTGTAAGACTAATCTACAACTCTCACTATTTACGCGGCATACTTCACATTTAACTTACAATAATTATTAAATGTCATCATTAATGAACATGGTTAATATTCAAAAAATAATTCAGCTATATATTCTTAGGCAAAATGTCTAGAAACACACAAATAAGTACTAGTTGCTGTTATTATTTACTAAACTTATATATTAGTTTTTATTACTAATGTAATTTAACTAGACATTGTTGGGAGATGAAGTGTTATGGTTTAGCGTGATGAAAAACGAGATCTGCGATCTTAAACGTACAGGGGTAACATCACACCTCTGTAGAATTCGAAGGAACGATTCAGAGATCACTTGATC
The genomic region above belongs to Vibrio ponticus and contains:
- a CDS encoding outer membrane beta-barrel protein, which translates into the protein MKRVSKCILWLSGSLTSFASVSSNSAGYITDSGIHIIPIIETKIEHIDNVGRLSESESLESSTVSILKPGVVFLSNRNGNRYELAYRLSSGSYFNSMDDSFLDHFVISHNTIQINPRNSFQLNYELTKGHEERGTGLLAGDELSKIATEPVRYTIHNVDFGYSFGSKGAKGKIESGLKYLRKEHINYREINNDDLARYSTRYKDFEQLGGSLAFYYRLSHSTQLIAQLELFDKNYSLAEPENNQSQDSFNSFYYFGAEWDVTGKTTGRLRLGLQNKDYESSARKDFSGLSWKGDLDWRPAGHSTISIMTGMEAEDSAQDSTYLDRMNFSSQWQHFWLSYFYTRVGFSLSKEDYSESERKDKLNNIDVSIGYSETEDADISMGWRYEKNDSTLNSNTYSQNVWYLSASLAF
- a CDS encoding polysaccharide biosynthesis/export family protein, translated to MNKLVYTLLIALSIILSSFYASAFEDTYIIGAGDKIQISVYGEDELSIDELYVNNSGKFEYPYLGQVIVVGKTLEQLKNELTSGLQGDYLISPKVRVSIVEFRSIYVNGEVKKPGGYQYHPGLTVDKAIALAGGFTDRASRNKISISQADKAAKKSVSLSTRVLPGDIIVVDQSFF